A stretch of DNA from Candidatus Hydrogenedens sp.:
CCTTGAATTTCCACCTGACAATCTCCGTTTGATGCTTCTGTAACCTTATATGGGACACGCTTTATCTCTTCATGAACTTCATGATAACGGCGTCCCATAAATCGTTTGATTGAAAACACCGTATTTTGAGGATTGGTAATCGCTTGCCGTTTCGCAACAGCACCTACCAATCGCTCTCCATCTTTTGTAAATGCAACCACAGAGGGCGTTGTACGGCTACCCTCTGCGTTGGGAATCACCACAGGCTCCCCACCTTCCATTACCGCAACGCACGAGTTCGTCGTTCCTAAATCAATTCCAATTACTTTTCCCATAGGTTTTTCAACCTCCTTTTATTAAGATTGTTTAATTTTAAAACATCCATTTATTGTTTATGGTTGACAGAATTATTATTATTTGCATTATTATCCTCTTTGCTAAAATCTTCTGATGGCTTGCTAATTACAACTTTTGCATGTCTCAATATCTTTTTACCTAACCGATAGCCTTTCTCATATTCCTGTATAATCGTTCCTTCGGGTAGTTCTGACTCCGCTTGAGCCAGTGCCTCATGCATATTCGGGTCAAAGTTCTTACCTTGAGCCTCGATTACGGTTAAGCCACGTGAAACGAGAACCTCTTTCAATTGTGCAAAAACCATCCTAACACCAGAGACAAACGCATCGTCTGGGTCAGGTGCATGCATTAAAGCTCTTTCAAAATTATCCAACACAGGTAAAAGGTCTTTTATTAAATTTTCCGTTGCTGTCTCTTGCAATTCCTTAATTTCTCGATGTGTTCTCTTTCGATAATTGTCAAATTCAGCACAAACACGGAGATAACGGTCTTTAAGTTCTTCTAACTCCTGTGTCTTTTCCTCCAACATTTGTATGAGATTTTCCAGAGAGGTAACAGGTTCTGTTTCCTCTTTTGAAGTTGGAGGTATTTCTGAAGCCTGGTCTAATATGGCAGAATCAGGCGTTGTACTTTCTTGTTCCATTTCTATTTTTTTTTCTAATTCCGATTTACCATTTTCCATATATAAACAACTCCATCTCCTTTCTTCATAAAGTATATAATTTACGTTTTGATATTTTTAATTATAATATTAACGCCATAGTCGGGACAGCATTTTCCCAACCATAGAAGCAGTATAATCTACAATAGCGGAAAGCCGTTCATAGGGCATCCTTTTGGGACCGAGTATCCCTATGAACCCCGCAGGTTCCTTCTTGTCTTCTATTGTATAAGGTGTTGCAATAACACCAAACTCTGCAAAGTCCCCCATCCTTGTCTCAGAGCCGATTAACACAGTGCGTTGCGGTGTTTCTATTTGAGATATAGACTCACGCAATGCCCTGATAAGCGGTGTTGGGTCTTCCATAATACCTAAAATGCTACGGACCTTAACAGGTTCTTGAAACTCTGGCTGGTCAAACAGATTATTGGTACCT
This window harbors:
- the grpE gene encoding nucleotide exchange factor GrpE, whose translation is MENGKSELEKKIEMEQESTTPDSAILDQASEIPPTSKEETEPVTSLENLIQMLEEKTQELEELKDRYLRVCAEFDNYRKRTHREIKELQETATENLIKDLLPVLDNFERALMHAPDPDDAFVSGVRMVFAQLKEVLVSRGLTVIEAQGKNFDPNMHEALAQAESELPEGTIIQEYEKGYRLGKKILRHAKVVISKPSEDFSKEDNNANNNNSVNHKQ